From Ficedula albicollis isolate OC2 chromosome 20, FicAlb1.5, whole genome shotgun sequence, one genomic window encodes:
- the C20H20orf195 gene encoding uncharacterized protein C20orf195 homolog, with amino-acid sequence MVSWFHHATSTFLVPPSHCDKAAGTECRGAAPCHCGVTAPQTRLVAGQSRLALPATPESPSLKPPEPPSFGNMAKVLHEAESTSDSTAPREEQDDNASMEQYLRNKNLVLDFLRSDLNPHHLQYHWNKVHLLKKCYFYLKFEPRHVCVRDQNNMMIFADILQIANPCQLQKIKKVGKKQTEIQLALLTELLEQLERGREELSRYVQICDVETFLSQWDLNIKRVLKLSMFFNKLISLEEPRKLHVKHSLVSQIHLGGALHPPITFSLYTKKPPIFDRIESFACQTWAQLKWFTESQESHLERWQLEIKLVTDDSQTEPGYGRTQEVISNPCVINHLLPGRSYEFKVRRSDTHTLVYSQWHDCIILKTKTHPAEDTKEAPNRSLMRRLTRPTPSV; translated from the exons ATGGTTTCATGGTTCCATCATGCTACATCCACCTTCCTGGTTCCACCATCCCATTGTGACAAAGCGGCGGGCACCGAGTGCCGTGGTGCTGCCCCGTGTCACTGCGGTGTCACCGCTCCACAGACACGTCTGGttgcagggcagagcagactCGCTCTCCCCGCGACGCCGGAGTCACCGAGCCTGAAGCCCCCGGAG CCCCCAAGCTTTGGAAACATGGCTAAGGTTTTGCATGAAGCTGAATCTACTTCGGACAGTACCGCACCCAGAGAAGAACAGGACGACAATGCCAGCATGGAGCAGTACCTGAGAAACAAAAACCTTGTTCTGGACTTCCTGCGCTCTGACCTGAACCCCCACCACCTCCAGTACCACTGGAACAAAGTTCATCTTCTGAAGAAGTGTTACTTCTACTTGAAGTTTGAGCCCAGACACGTGTGTGTGAGAGACCAGAACAATATGATGATTTTTGCTGACATCTTGCAAATAGCAAACCCCTGCCAACTCCAGAAGATCAAGaaggtgggaaaaaaacagactgAAATCCAGCTGGCACTTTTAACTGAGCTGTTGGAACAGTTGGAACGAGGTCGGGAGGAGCTGAGCCGTTACGTACAGATCTGTGACGTGGAAACTTTCCTCTCCCAGTGGGACTTGAATATAAAGAGAGTGCTCAAGCTCTCCATGTTTTTCAATAAGCTCATTTCCTTGGAAGAGCCAAGGAAGCTCCATGTCAAGCACAGTTTGGTGTCACAGATACATCTTGGAGGTGCTCTACACCCTCCCATTACTTTTTCTCTCTATACGAAGAAGCCGCCGATTTTTGATCGGATAGAGTCATTTGCTTGCCAGACCTGGGCCCAGCTCAAGTGGTTCACTGAAAGTCAGGAGTCACACCTTGAACGATGGCAGCTAGAGATCAAGCTGGTGACAGATGACAGTCAGACAGAGCCGGGATACGGTCGGACCCAGGAAGTCATCTCCAACCCGTGTGTAATCAACCACCTGTTGCCTGGCAGGTCGTATGAGTTCAAAGTGAGGAGATCCGACACCCACACTCTCGTCTACTCGCAGTGGCATGACTGCATTATATTGAAGACAAAAACTCACCCTGCTGAGGACACCAAGGAGGCCCCCAACCGCAGCCTGATGAGGCGGCTCACGAGACCGACTCCCTCAGTTTAA
- the HELZ2 gene encoding helicase with zinc finger domain 2: protein MPTANGPKVPLGSLQQQLELLLVCSKCSVKENEITYHPQEVEHRCMYEILLARCRGRRSKSTAWRKVSRRPGFPNPARYAVCRYYVMGMGCNRHKNQCTFAWSAEEAMVWNFEREHQLERRWLKAAVLQAQLGAHPAATPQLTASAAGEITSEFGGHFQEICKRCFFGCPQRITVGGCGWLCETHHSWDPLLVHAVLDSQKKQQYTAIRPCPEFMETLSYCRFVSRGQPCRHGPQRCQFAHSDVEMAVWEAERERGLLRSDLLPAVGTDRANGKPAAPAPMQFYCHICLVTCSSQESFENHCSSIEHVQMLSADSSVQWVHRAPPLGLTKFSLCSRAEVCEMGNSCTKAHSKEELQEWIQRVKISVKKKKQALKDGLLSYQDRLLAEYRMCSNEVLIMAEHVEGVQVVCEQPLHVQLEDRKRKYQWRFKVHSQMHLQHVALLKREPGVSFYFSGNGLSRGLQYLCGEHVATVLSSPCTALVEVSMECYILGIFEQWVVFDFGKRPVLMQKLKVKVGRREAPQHIPSSRESSRPVNFVRWDRGNRIIIPSVPRTGDDVILLAKYKPPALALDYQSGSSAVIPITQLNYRERMHSFLFREEEAEQALIAKLNLRVLISLTPMLQSLSMGAKFAVSGELFAEVPTPYNLSPDTDEGYLLSRSVPTAFLALDPPVDNRVYEVFVEHKATTEKTIWLQIPSRCCSELNFKANTSHKVEIQFQIDHLLFRQWHQAVDSLLDEKLVLPDVASCSIPYSLGSPQRGNNKQKQAISFITGQPTTSRQVPPLLIYGPFGTGKTFTLAMATLEILKQPKARVLICTHTNSAADIYIREYFHNYVTMGHPWAVPLRIISTDRPVNLTDPITQMYCCLSPDQRSFRLPTQAEIDKHHIIITTSMLSKNLKVPRGYFTHIMIDEAAQMLECEALVPLSYATFETRIVLAGDHMQITPKLFCVGSGQSADHTLLNRLFQFYQRERHEVAMKSRIIFNENYRSTAGIIEFISKHFYIGKGNAIQASGNIPPHPEIYPLVFCHVAGVAERDISMISWQNVSEIMQVIEKVKEIYQRWPDEWGVQDLKKICVVSHGTQVSAIRQELRKKQLQEVVVENYENLPGREFRVIIISTVHTSESLCVSASHHLEFFNEARVLNTIMTRAQSLVVAVGDAVALCSHGQCSKVWKRFIQQCIDKGSIFPENLTMAQIKQAACDKESWSRSLEEDEEDSDTDSLSSEGESMNPDDPILQELLDESKNMLVTVSDEGLLNVKPEASNQWEDKREYFSFSSQTMQQYLHMHPQMYKRCELIKEAFDRASAFTLNDSPAMNIQIKGRVNCGTAFTGDEVLVEILQNSSGDSSSHRPQGRVVGILKRAERERTFICMMDEFDPRVMIPIDPTVTKIFVPGLKEKPNAIPIRRLVNGKYIVVRCEKINQETRRSQFFCVQVISWREGFYYPLGIVTEILQAALTLEEGLKILALEYGLENKYPAAVTRESAKYTSNSNINPTKETLKDCRNYMTFTIDPEGARDLDDAISVRDLGRHYEIGIHIADVAGIIPKGSALDLEAKKRGVTYYAPKQEPLCMFPPKISQDVCSLLPQKDRRVISLFVTIEKETDQMLKGIFTISVIRSDRQLSYEEAELCIKNCYRGAAEALRFDTLEDCIAVAYHFSRIHRKFRLQEDCFYDRLDEESSPGNRGSHQMIEELMIMFNSFVAEFLTNQEVTRNVTPLRCQCEPSLAQLSHMKNKYSHIIPLSIHLLHHLGEMPPGQDSPKNVEFSLLGPIWEHLQSAANNHDFQKMLDLVVTDDIHPKLAPVVLEFRRLLSRSYFCRSNSTVQSKAGHYSLHVDSYTWASSPIRRYVDVVVQRHLHSVLRKKPLIYSVDDIEFLCHDFNRKNSQAVAYEKRAHSLQMASQLKDQVVQKIAFVVDVEEMSRFFKALFPLNNETLPDPQRISYRSLQLIEQPVFIQQRNSIRLTWKRRMYSAETKEQSLREGPLCDRSVTLFRTQTWQDVLTAIRNEDFGRAASLLQRSKELYRRHIGWVRKSSCSHYMELSLELSAGDALWFQLTTDVSRGFLVPFVQLWCVTPGFDVCLQHMEKPIDCFSAYATLQSKDRYKSPAEYNKVWMPMSAMESASCAVAENDSIVLHDIKIKWAKQRTSKGQLQGSFVLNKKWLEDCSIEVDFMHCYLCIRLGGLKLPKSPQSDEECLSHGLQSLSLLDSGKSENKLVIDPDTYTWVAHGVTEEFNDDKKSDRSAQQTMNFYIHYMSMETIPVDISLNSARFTVELIPKMLPDIRKEKALWKLKYASDLAKSIALGQEPPQNRTKSRFLQQKSFDIPGSNRKLNKSQNQAVLDALKKSFMLIQGPPGTGKTVVGTHIVYWFHKLNEESVEKDKTPCLEEEKDKRKKCILYCGPSNKSVDVVAEMLLKMKNLRPLRVYGEAIETMEFPYPGSNRNISRKSLRDAKPKRELSEIILHHRIRRAPSPFWQHICNFDARVRNGEEITEEETKEYKGWLTQGRSYQLACHDVILCTCSVSSASSLEHLNVRQIIIDECAMSTEPETLIPLVCHHGAEKVVLLGDHKQLRPVVNNDVCKTLGMETSLFERYQGQAWMLDTQYRMHKSICEFPSQEFYERRLRTCPQLVRKPSMLHHRENNCCPIIFGHVEGKEHSLMISTEEGNENSKANLEEVAQAVRIAKQLTLDGTIRPDSIAILSPYSAQVSEINKSLQKEGIRGVTVCTIMKSQGSEWKYVILSTVRSCPRSEIDRKPTKSWQKKYLGFITDPNQVNVAITRAQEGLCIIGNRYLLECNPLWRRLLQHYFRHNSCTVAQEIRVRRTPAVSR from the exons ATGCCAACAGCCAACGGCCCAAAGGTGCCACTgggcagcctccagcagcagctggagctgctcctggtcTGCTCCAAGTGCAGTGTGAAGGAGAACGAGATCACCTACCACCCGCAGGAGGTGGAGCACAGGTGCATGTACGAGATCCTGCTGGCGCGCTGCCGCGGCCGCAGGAGCAAGAGCACGGCGTGGAGGAAGGTGTCCCGGCGCCCCGGCTTCCCCAACCCCGCACGCTACGCTGTCTGCAGGTACTACGTGATGGGGATGGGCTGCAACAGGCACAAGAACCAGTGCACCTTCGCCTGGAGCGCGGAGGAGGCCATGGTGTGGAACTTTGAGAGGGAGCACCAGCTGGAGCGGCGCTGGCTGAAGGCAGCGGTGCTGCAGGCGCAGCTGGGGGctcaccctgctgccaccccccaGCTCACTGCCAGCGCTGCCGGTGAGATCACCAGCGAGTTCGGGGGGCACTTCCAGGAGATCTGCAAGCGCTGCTTTTTCGGCTGCCCCCAGCGCATCACCGTGGGCGGCTGCGGGTGGCTGTGCGAGACCCACCACAGCTGGGACCCGCTGCTGGTGCACGCGGTGCTGGACAGccagaagaagcagcagtaCACGGCCATCCGGCCCTGCCCCGAGTTCATGGAGACCCTCAGCTACTGCCGGTTCGTGTCGCGGGGGCAGCCCTGCCGGCACGGCCCGCAGCGCTGCCAGTTCGCCCACAGTGACGTGGAGATGGCCGTCTGGGAGGCCGAGAGGGAGCGCGGGCTGCTGCGCTCCGACCTGCTGCCGGCCGTGGGCACTGACAGAGCCAACGGAAAGCCGGCGGCGCCCGCGCCCATGCAGTTCTACTGCCACATCTGCCTGGTGACCTGCAGCTCGCAGGAGAGCTTTGAGAACCACTGCTCCTCCATTGAGCACGTGCAGATGCTCTCGGCTGACAGCTCCGTGCAGTGGGTGCACCGCGCTCCACCGCTCGGGCTGACCAAGTTCTCACTGTGTAGCAG AGCGGAGGTGTGTGAAATGGGGAACAGCTGCACCAAGGCTCATTCcaaagaggagctgcaggagtggaTCCAGAGGGTGAAGATTTCcgtgaagaaaaagaagcaagccCTGAAGGATGGGCTCTTATCCTATCAGGATCGGCTCCTTGCTGAGTATCGGATGTGCTCCAACGAGGTGTTAATT ATGGCTGAGCACGTCGAGGGTGTCCAAGTTGTGTGTGAGCAGCCTCTGCATGTGCAGCTGGAGGACAGGAAGAGGAAATACCAATGGCGGTTCAAGGTCCACTCTCAG ATGCATCTGCAGCACGTGGCCCTGCTGAAGCGGGAGCCTGGAGTCAGCTTCTACTTCTCGGGGAATGGGCTTTCCCGGGGCCTGCAGTACCTTTGTGGGGAGCACGTGGCCACCGTGCTCTCCTCGCCCTGCACGGCGCTGGTGGAGGTCAGCATGGAGTGCTACATCCTGGGCATCTTCGAGCAGTGGGTGGTGTTCGACTTCGGCAAGCGGCCCGTGCTGATGCAGAAGCTCAAGGTGAAGGTTGGCAGGCGGGAGGcgccccagcacatccccagcagcagggagagcagccgCCCCGTCAACTTCGTGCGCTGGGATCGCGGTAACCGCATCATCATCCCCAGCGTGCCGAGGACCGGTGATGACGTGATTCTGCTGGCGAAGTACAAACCTCCTGCTCTGGCCCTGGATTACCAAAGTGGGAGCAGTGCAGTCATTCCCATCACCCAGCTCAACTATCGGGAGAGGATGCACAGCTTCCTCTTCCGTGAGGAAGAAGCTGAGCAGGCTCTGATTGCCAA ACTCAACCTGCGTGTGCTCATCTCGCTGACGCCCATGCTGCAGAGCCTGTCCATGGGGGCCAAGTTTGCTGTGTCTGGGGAGCTGTTTGCTGAAGTGCCTACCCCTTACAACCTCTCACCAGACACGGATGAGGGGTACCTGCTGAGCAGGTCTGTGCCCACTGCCTTCCTGGCGCTTGACCCACCTGTGGACAATCGGGTTTATGAAGTTTTTGTTGAGCATAAAGCCACCACAGAGAAGACCATCTGGCTACAGATACCAAGCAGGTGCTGTTCAGAGCTGAACTTCAAGGCAAACACCTCCCACAAGGTGGAGATCCAGTTCCAAATAGATCACCTGCTGTTCCGGCAGTGGCACCAGGCTGTGGACAGCCTGTTGGATGAGAAGCTGGTCCTGCCAGATGTTGCCAGTTGCTCCATCCCCTACTCTCTTGGGTCCCCACAGAGAGGGAATAACAAGCAGAAACAAGCCATCTCCTTCATCACAGGCCAGCCCACCACCAGCCGGCAGGTCCCACCTCTGCTCATCTATGGGCCCTTTGGCACAGGGAAGACATTCACCTTGGCCATGGCCACCTTGGAGATCCTCAAGCAGCCCAAAGCACGGGTGCTGATCTGCACTCACACTAACAG CGCTGCTGACATTTACATCCGGGAGTATTTTCACAACTATGTGACCATGGGGCACCCGTGGGCTGTTCCCCTGCGGATCATCTCCACTGACCGGCCCGTCAACCTGACGGACCCCATCACACAGATGTACTGCTGCCTCTCGCCAGACCAGCGCTCCTTCCGCCTCCCCACGCAGGCCGAGATCGACAAGCACCACATCATTATCACCACCTCCATGCTGTCCAAGAACCTGAAGGTCCCCCGAGGTTACTTCACCCACATCATGATCGACGAGGCCGCGCAGATGCTGGAGTGCGAAGCTTTGGTTCCGCTCTCCTACGCCACTTTTGAGACCCGCATTGTCCTGGCTGGGGACCACATGCAGATAACCCCAAAGCTGTTCTGTGTTGGGAGTGGGCAATCTGCTGATCACACCCTCCTGAACCGGCTCTTTCAGTTCTACCAGAGGGAGAGGCATGAGGTGGCCATGAAGAGCAGGATCATCTTCAATGAGAATTATCGTTCCACTGCCGGCATTATTGAGTTCATCTCCAAGCACTTCTACATTGGCAAGGGCAATGCTATCCAAGCCAGTGGGAACATCCCACCCCATCCCGAAATTTACCCCCTTGTGTTCTGCCATGTGGCTGGTGTGGCTGAAAGGGATATCTCCATGATTTCTTGGCAAAACGTCTCTGAGATAATGCAAGTGATTGAGAAAGTGAAGGAGATCTATCAGAGGTGGCCAGATGAGTGGGGTGTCCAGGATCTGAAGAAGATCTGTGTGGTCTCCCATGGGACACAG GTTTCTGCAATAAGACAAGAGCTGAGGAAAAAGCAACTACAAGAGGTGGTGGTGGAAAACTACGAAAATTTGCCAG GGCGTGAGTTTCGGGTCATAATCATCAGCACAGTGCACACCAGCGAGAGCCTGTGTGTCTCAGCCTCCCACCACCTCGAGTTCTTCAACGAGGCCAGAGTGCTCAACACCATCATGACCCGGGCTCAGTCTCTGGTGGTTGCAGTGGGGGACGCCGTGGCCCTGTGCTCCCATGGCCAGTGCAGCAAGGTGTGGAAACGGTTCATCCAGCAGTGCATTGATAAGGGGAGCATCTTCCCAGAGAACCTGACAATGGCTCAGATCAAACAGGCTGCGTGTGAcaaggagagctggagcaggagcctggaggaggatgaggaggacaGCGACACAGACTCCTTGAGCTCTGAGGGCGAGAGCATGAATCCTGATGATCCCATCCTCCAGGAGCTCTTAGATGAGAGCAAGAACATGCTGGTGACAGTGTCTGATGAAGGGCTGCTGAATGTGAAGCCTGAGGCTTCAAACCAGTGGGAAGACAAGCGGGAGTATTTTAGCTTCTCTTCTCAGACAATGCAGCAGTACCTGCACATGCACCCCCAAATGTACAAGAGGTGTGAGCTGATCAAAGAGGCGTTTGACAGAGCTTCTGCCTTCACCCTCAATGACTCCCCTGCCATGAACATCCAGATCAAAGGCAGAGTTAACTGTGGGACAGCCTTCACTGGAGATGAGGTGCTGGTGGAAATCCTGCAGAACAGCtcaggtgacagcagcagccaccgCCCACAGGGGAGGGTGGTGGGCATCCTGAAGCGTGCTGAGAGAGAACGGACCTTTATCTGCATGATGGATGAGTTTGATCCCCGTGTGATGATACCCATCGATCCCACTGTCACCAAAATATTCGTCCCAGGGCTGAAGGAGAAACCCAATGCCATTCCCATCCGCAGGCTTGTCAATGGGAAGTACATAGTGGTCAGGTGTGAGAAGATCAACCAGGAGACTAGGAGGAGCCAGTTCTTCTGTGTCCAGGTCATCTCCTGGCGGGAAGGGTTTTACTACCCTTTGGGGATAGTAACAGAGATCCTGCAGGCAGCATTGACTTTGGAAGAAGGCTTAAAGATCCTTGCCTTGGAGTATGGTTTGGAGAACAAATacccagctgctgtcaccagagAGTCAGCCAAATATACCTCCAACAGCAACATAAACCCCACCAAGGAAACTCTGAAGGACTGTCGGAATTACATGACCTTCACTATTGACCCCGAAGGTGCCAGGGATTTGGATGATGCTATCAGCGTTAGGGATCTTGGGCGTCACTATGAGATTGGGATCCACATTGCAGATGTGGCTGGCATAATTCCCAAAGGCAGTGCCTTGGACCTGGAAGCAAAGAAGCGGGGTGTCACCTACTATGCTCCCAAGCAGGAGCCTCTGTGCATGTTCCCACCCAAAATCAGCCAAGATGTCTGCAGCCTCCTGCCGCAGAAAGATCGACGGGTGATCTCCTTGTTTGTCACCATAGAGAAGGAGACTGATCAGATGTTAAAGGGAATCTTCACCATCTCCGTGATCCGCTCGGACAGGCAGCTGTCCTACGaagaggcagagctctgcattAAGAATTGCtacaggggagcagcagaggcccTTCGTTTTGATACCCTGGAGGACTGCATAGCTGTGGCTTATCACTTCTCCAGGATCCATCGGAAGTTTCGGCTACAGGAGGATTGTTTCTATGACCGGCTGGATGAGGAAAGTTCCCCAGGTAACAGGGGGTCCCATCAGATGATAGAGGAGTTAATGATCATGTTCAATAGTTTTGTGGCCGAGTTCCTCACCAACCAGGAGGTGACCAGAAATGTCACTCCTCTCCGGTGTCAGTGTGAGCCAAGTCTTGCACAGCTGTCACACATGAAAAACAAGTACAGTCACATCATTCCTTTGTCCATTCATCTCTTGCATCACCTGGGAGAAATGCCTCCTGGTCAAGATTCCCCTAAAAATGTGGAGTTCAGTCTTCTGGGCCCCATCTGGGAGCACCTGCAGTCAGCTGCTAATAACCATGACTTCCAGAAGATGCTTGACCTTGTCGTCACTGATGACATCCACCCCAAGCTGGCCCCGGTGGTGCTGGAGTTCAGGAGACTGCTCAGCCGCTCCTACTTCTGTCGCTCCAACTCCACTGTCCAGTCGAAGGCAGGCCATTACTCCCTGCATGTTGACTCCTACACCTGGGCCTCCTCTCCCATCCGCCGGTACGTGGATGTCGTGGTCCAGCGGCACCTTCATTCTGTGCTCCGCAAGAAGCCCCTCATCTATTCTGTGGACGACATTGAGTTTCTCTGTCATGACTTCAACAGGAAGAATAGCCAGGCAGTGGCATACGAGAAGAGAGCCCACTCCCTGCAGATGGCCAGCCAGCTGAAGGACCAAGTCGTGCAGAAGATTGCCTTTGTGGTGGATGTCGAAGAGATGAGCAGGTTTTTTAAAGCCCTGTTTCCCCTGAACAATGAGACCCTTCCGGATCCGCAGAGAATTAGCTACAGGTCCCTTCAGCTGATAGAGCAGCCTGTGTTCATCCAGCAGCGGAACAGCATCAGGCTGACCTGGAAGAGGAGGATGTACTCTGCAGAGACAAAGGAGCAGAGCCTGCGGGAAGGACCCCTCTGCGACAGGAGCGTCACACTCTTTCGCACACAGACATGGCAAGACGTGCTGACAGCCATCAGGAACGAGGATTTTGGCAGGGCTGCGTCCCTCCTGCAGCGGAGCAAGGAGCTGTACCGGCGGCACATCGGCTGGGTGCGcaagagctcctgctcccactacatggagctgtccctggagctgagcGCTGGCGACGCGCTCTGGTTCCAGCTCACCACCGATGTCAGCCGCGGCTTCCTGGTGCCCTTCGTGCAGCTGTGGTGTGTGACTCCGGGCTTTGACGTctgcctgcagcacatggagaagCCAATCGACTGCTTCTCAGCCTACGCCACGCTGCAGTCCAAGGACAGGTACAAGAGCCCCGCGGAGTACAACAAGGTGTGGATGCCCATGAGCGCCATGGAGTCTGCGTCGTGTGCCGTGGCCGAGAACGACTCGATTGTCCTCcatgatattaaaataaagtgGGCAAAGCAAAGGACAAGCAAAGGACAGCTGCAAGGGAGCTTTGTGCTGAACAAGAAGTGGTTGGAGGACTGCTCCATTGAAGTGGATTTCATGCACTGTTACCTGTGCATTCGTTTAGGTGGGCTGAAGCTTCCCAAGAGCCCCCAGAGTGATGAGGAATGCCTTAGCCATGGCCTCCAGAGCCTGTCTTTGCTTGACAGTGGCAAATCAGAGAACAAACTTGTGATTGATCCTGATACCTATACCTGGGTGGCTCACGGGGTCACAGAGGAGTTCAACGATGACAAGAAGTCAGACAGGTCTGCTCAGCAGACTATGAATTTTTACATCCACTATATGTCTATGGAGACCATCCCTGTGGATATCTCACTAAATTCTGCTAGGTTCACAGTGGAGCTGATTCCAAAGATGCTGCCAGACAT AcggaaagaaaaagcactttggAAGCTCAAGTATGCCTCTGACCTTGCTAAAAGCATCGCCCTTGGCCAAGAACCTCCTCAAAATC GGACAAAATCCAGATTCCTGCAGCAAAAATCCTTTGATATCCCTGGCAGCAACCGGAAACTTAACAAGAGTCAGAACCAGGCTGTTCTGGATGCTCTAAAGAAATCCTTCATGCTCATCCAAGGCCCACCAG GCACAGGCAAGACTGTTGTTGGAACTCACATTGTCTACTGGTTCCATAAACTGAATGAGGAGAGTGTTGAGAAGGACAAAACACCATgcttggaagaagaaaaggacaagaggaaaaagtGCATCTTGTACTGTGGCCCATCTAACAAGTCTGTTGATGTTGTTGCTG agatgctgctgaagATGAAGAACCTGAGACCACTGAGGGTTTATGGGGAGGCCATTGAGACGATGGAATTCCCGTACCCGGGGAGCAACCGGAACATCTCCCGTAAATCCCTACGGGATGCAAAGCCAAAACGTGAGCTCAG TGAAATAATCCTGCACCATCGCATCCGGCGGGCACCCAGCCCCTTCTGGCAGCATATCTGTAACTTTGACGCTCGGGTGAGGAACGGGGAGGAGAtcacagaagaagaaacaaagga GTACAAAGGTTGGTTGACACAAGGTCGTTCGTATCAGCTGGCGTGTCACGATGTCATCCTGTGCACCTGCTCTGtctcatctgccagctccctggaGCACCTCAATGTCAGGCAGATCATCATCGACGAGTGTGCCATGTCCACAGAGCCCGAGACCCTCATCCCCTTGGTCTGCCACCACGGTGCTGAGAAG GTAGTTTTGCTGGGGGATCACAAACAGCTGCGGCCGGTGGTTAACAACGATGTCTGCAAGACTCTTGGCATGGAGACGTCTCTGTTTGAGCGCTACCAGGGGCAGGCGTGGATGCTGGACACGCAGTACCGCATG CACAAGAGCATTTGTGAGTTCCCATCCCAGGAGTTTTATGAAAGGCGGCTGAGAACGTGTCCTCAGCTTGTTCGGAAACCCAGCATGCTCCACCACAGGGAAAACAACTGCTGCCCCATCATCTTTGGGCACGTGGAAGGGAAAGAGCACTCCCTCATGATTTCTACTGAGGAAGGAAACGAGAACTCCAAAGCTAACCTGGAGGAAGTGGCACAGGCG GTGAGGATAGCCAAGCAGCTGACACTAGATGGCACCATTCGGCCAGACAGCATCGCCATCCTGAGCCCCTACAGCGCCCAGGTGTCCGAGATCAACAAGAGCCTACAGAAGGAGGGCATCCGAGGGGTGACAGTCTGCACCATCATGAAGAGTCaag GAAGTGAATGGAAATACGTGATCCTGTCAACTGTACGCTCCTGCCCCAGGTCTGAGATTGATAGGAAGCCCACAAAGAGCTGGCAGAAGAAATACCTGGGGTTTATTACCGACCCAAACCAGGTCAATGTTGCCATCACACGAGCTCAGGAAGGACTCTGCATCATAG GGAACCGGTACCTCCTGGAGTGCAACCCTTTGTGGAGGAGACTGCTCCAGCATTACTTCCGCCACAACAGCTGCACTGTAGCCCAGGAGATCCGTGTCAGGAGGACCCCAGCCGTGTCACGGTGA